One genomic region from Homalodisca vitripennis isolate AUS2020 chromosome 6, UT_GWSS_2.1, whole genome shotgun sequence encodes:
- the LOC124364884 gene encoding importin subunit alpha-3: MASDPQSKHRMQGFKNKGKDQDEMRRRRNEVTVELRKNKREETLQKRRNVPITDSTDEDDFDRNLSNINLEQLVMEAACDNPEKQLVAVQSARKLLSSDRNPPIDALISSGILPILVRCLENHENPALQFEAAWALTNIASGTSAQTQAVVGAGAVPLFLQLLHSQHQTVCEQAVWALGNIIGDGPALRDYVINLGVVQPLLAFIKPDIPITFLRNVTWVIVNLCRNKDPPPHVQTITEILPALNMLIHHSDINILVDTVWALSYLTDGGNEQIQMVIDSEVVPNLIPLLSHKEVKVQTAALRAVGNIVTGTDEQTQVVLNCDALSHFPSLLTHPKEKICKEAVWFLSNITAGNQAQVQAVIDADLLPKIIRNLSKGEFQTQKEAAWAISNLTISGNREQVARLVREGVIPPFCNLLGCKDPQVIQVVLDGINNMLKMAGNQVEALANMIEECGGLDKIEQLQNHENVDIYKLAYDIIEQYFSELEEDVNLAPQSSEGGFQFDPNTSIPSEGFKF, encoded by the exons ATGGCGTCTGATCCTCAATCAAAACACAGGATGCAGGGTTtcaaaaacaaaggaaaagatCAAGAT gaaatgaGAAGAAGAAGAAATGAGGTAACAGTTGAACTGCGCAAAAACAAGCGTGAAGAAACGCTGCAGAAGAGAAGAAATGTGCCAATAACAGACTCCACAG ATGAAGATGATTTCGATAGAAACTTATCAAACATCAACCTAGAGCAACTAGTCATGGAAGCTGCCTGTGACAATCCAGAGAAACAGCTTGTTGCCGTCCAGTCTGCACGTAAACTTCTTTCTTCTGACAGAAACCCTCCTATTGATGCCCTCATTTCTAGCGGAATTCTACCCATCCTTGTCCGTTGCCTTGAAAATCATGAAAA CCCTGCGCTACAGTTCGAGGCGGCGTGGGCTCTGACAAACATCGCCAGCGGGACATCGGCACAGACACAGGCTGTGGTGGGCGCTGGCGCCGTGCCGCTGTTCCTCCAACTACTCCATTCCCAACACCAAACTGTCTGCGAACAAGCGGTCTGGGCTCTAG GTAATATTATCGGTGATGGGCCCGCTCTGAGGGATTATGTTATCAACTTAGGAGTTGTCCAACCACTGCTAGCTTTCATCAAACCTGACATCCCGATAACTTTCTTGCGGAACGTCACGTGGGTCATAGTGAACCTGTGTCGTAATAAAGATCCTCCTCCACACGTCCAAACCATTACTGAAATTCTGCCTGCCCTCAACATGCTTATTCACCACTCAGATATTAAC ATCTTGGTTGACACAGTGTGGGCCCTTAGTTATTTGACTGATGGCGGAAACGAGCAGATACAGATGGTTATAGACAGTGAGGTTGTGCCAAATTTGATACCTCTGCTGTCACACAAGGAAGTCAAG GTGCAGACTGCAGCACTGAGGGCGGTTGGTAACATCGTAACAGGCACAGATGAGCAGACACAAGTAGTCCTAAACTGTGATGCTCTGTCACACTTCCCCTCATTGCTAACACATCCCAAAGAAAAAATATGCAAG GAAGCTGTGTGGTTCCTTTCAAACATAACTGCAGGCAATCAGGCTCAAGTCCAAGCTGTTATAGATGCTGATTTATTACCCAAAATAATTAGAAATCTGAGTAAG GGAGAGTTCCAAACACAAAAGGAGGCAGCTTGGGCAATTAGTAATCTGACGATTAGCGGAAACCGGGAGCAAGTTGCTCGACTAGTGCGGGAGGGAGTCATACCACCATTTTGCAACTTGTTGGGCTGCAAGGACCCCCAGGTCATACAAGTGGTGCTGGACGGCATAAACAACATGCTCAAGATGGCGGGCAACCAGGTCGAGGCATTGGCCAACATGATCGAGGAGTGCGGAG GTCTAGACAAGATAGAACAACTACAGAACCATGAAAACGTTGACATTTATAAACTGGCATATGACATAATAGAGCAGTATTTCTCAGAG CTCGAAGAAGACGTAAATCTGGCACCACAGAGTTCGGAAGGAGGGTTCCAGTTTGACCCCAACACCAGTATACCAAGCGAGGgtttcaagttttaa